The following proteins are encoded in a genomic region of Paenibacillus sp. FSL H3-0469:
- a CDS encoding cellobiose phosphorylase, with protein sequence MSHYTFDSGKFIIEQFHEGKPFASFLPGLAGLKGIPMWTFYVNRGQGISSFGVRDKNSPIMEFSPANISYKNVTSTGFRTFIKLKGSREIYEPFQSARPDPEAKRIMTILPNGLTIEETHEGHGLKNTVHYFNLPGDDYAALVRQVEIQNIGGAELELELLDGLPEVLPFGVENSNYKEMGNLLRSWMDVFNLENGIPFYKLRSGTNDDAEIGKIESGHFYLSSTAEGELLRPLVDYEVIFGGNTSLTYPDRFAALPLAELLAQPQYPVNKVPCGFSGTARTLAPGASLKLNTIIGHVNDIARINERTAELCREEYFAAKSLEAAALTEELTADIATRTSSPVFDAYCRQSYLDNFLRGGYPFIFDNGEEGFVVHLYSRKHGDMERDYNFFSLAPEYYSQGNGNFRDMNQNRRNDVFFHPKVGSFNIKMFYSLIQADGYNPLSVQGTSFEILPGAEEQLKTWLAGALAEQHAGLNKLLAGRFTAGSLINYIADQQIALALSEQEFLSGVLALSQQNIEAAFGEGFWSDHWTYNLDLVEGYLDIYPERLGELLFGDETYAFYDSPAYVLPRSEKYVISGGKVRQFGALLEDEEKLHKLKRKASGTEWLRTQGGHGEIYRTSLFVKMLSLALNKFATLDPYGMGVEMEANKPGWNDAMNGLPGLIGSGMSETLELKRMLVFMAEALKNSAELPSTVALPSEIAALLTQVGQAVTEVLDGSLDPFAYWDRVASAREAYRADIRFGITGETSDVSLKVIRGMLEQWLRKTDQGIARAVEMGGGLVPTYFRFEATRFRPVTDAAGEPVISGYGLPKAVVEEFEASALPYFLEGPTRWLKTLDDLETAKDIYSKVKQSGLFDPVTSMYRTSVSLEEEGHEIGRIRAFTAGWQERESNFLHMSYKYLLELLKAGLYEEFYSELRTSLIPFLDPEVYGRSTLENSSFIATGGNPDPHTHGRGFVARLSGSTAEFLSMWRTMMAGSSLFAMEDGELTLALHPALPGWLFDGQGEVSFKLLGSTEVTYVNPRHADTFGDSKAVIQQMKLEFRSGEERSVSGGLLRGADAEALRRGEIAAIRAVME encoded by the coding sequence ATGAGCCATTATACTTTTGATTCAGGAAAATTTATCATCGAGCAGTTCCACGAAGGCAAGCCGTTTGCCAGCTTCCTGCCCGGCCTGGCCGGACTGAAGGGGATTCCGATGTGGACATTCTATGTGAACCGCGGCCAAGGGATCAGCAGCTTCGGCGTGCGGGACAAAAACTCGCCGATCATGGAGTTCTCGCCGGCCAACATCTCCTACAAGAATGTAACATCGACCGGCTTCCGCACCTTCATCAAGCTGAAGGGGAGCAGGGAGATCTATGAACCGTTCCAGTCGGCCCGTCCGGACCCTGAAGCCAAGCGGATCATGACCATTCTGCCGAACGGTCTAACTATTGAGGAGACGCATGAAGGACATGGACTGAAGAACACGGTCCACTACTTCAACCTTCCCGGGGATGATTATGCTGCGCTGGTCCGTCAGGTGGAGATTCAGAACATCGGCGGGGCTGAGCTTGAGCTTGAATTGCTGGACGGTCTGCCGGAGGTACTTCCGTTCGGGGTAGAGAACAGCAACTATAAGGAGATGGGGAACCTGCTCCGCAGCTGGATGGATGTGTTCAACCTGGAGAACGGAATCCCGTTCTACAAGCTGCGCTCGGGCACGAATGACGATGCCGAAATCGGTAAGATCGAGAGCGGGCATTTCTATCTCTCCTCCACAGCGGAAGGGGAGCTGCTCCGCCCGCTGGTAGACTATGAAGTGATCTTTGGCGGGAATACTTCACTGACCTATCCCGACCGCTTCGCGGCGCTTCCGCTGGCAGAGCTGCTGGCACAGCCGCAGTATCCGGTCAACAAGGTGCCGTGCGGCTTCAGCGGCACAGCCCGGACACTGGCCCCGGGGGCTTCGCTGAAGCTGAACACGATCATCGGGCATGTGAATGATATTGCCCGGATCAATGAACGGACGGCGGAGCTGTGCCGTGAGGAATATTTTGCTGCCAAATCCCTTGAAGCTGCTGCGCTGACCGAGGAGTTAACTGCGGATATCGCCACCCGGACGTCCTCGCCGGTCTTCGACGCATATTGCCGCCAGTCCTATCTCGATAATTTCCTGCGCGGGGGTTATCCGTTTATCTTTGACAATGGGGAAGAGGGCTTCGTCGTCCATCTCTATTCCCGCAAGCATGGTGATATGGAACGGGATTATAATTTCTTCTCGCTGGCTCCTGAATATTATTCGCAGGGGAACGGGAATTTCCGCGATATGAACCAGAACCGCCGCAACGACGTCTTCTTCCATCCCAAGGTGGGCAGCTTCAATATCAAAATGTTCTATAGCCTGATTCAGGCAGACGGCTACAATCCGCTCAGTGTGCAGGGCACCAGCTTCGAGATTCTACCGGGTGCGGAGGAGCAGCTTAAGACCTGGCTGGCCGGGGCGCTTGCGGAGCAGCATGCGGGACTCAACAAGCTTTTGGCCGGACGCTTCACCGCAGGCAGTCTGATTAACTATATTGCCGATCAGCAGATTGCGTTAGCCCTAAGCGAGCAGGAATTCCTCAGCGGGGTGCTTGCGCTGTCGCAACAGAACATTGAAGCCGCCTTCGGCGAGGGATTCTGGTCGGATCACTGGACGTATAACCTGGATCTGGTGGAAGGCTATCTGGATATTTATCCTGAGCGCCTTGGGGAGCTGCTGTTCGGAGATGAGACGTATGCGTTCTACGACTCTCCGGCCTATGTCCTGCCGCGCAGCGAGAAGTATGTAATCAGCGGCGGCAAGGTACGGCAGTTCGGAGCCCTGCTGGAGGACGAGGAGAAGCTGCACAAGCTGAAGCGCAAGGCATCCGGTACCGAGTGGCTGCGCACGCAAGGCGGGCACGGTGAGATCTACCGGACCAGCCTATTTGTGAAAATGCTGTCGCTCGCTCTGAATAAATTCGCCACGCTTGATCCCTACGGTATGGGGGTGGAAATGGAGGCGAACAAGCCGGGCTGGAACGATGCAATGAACGGGCTGCCGGGCCTGATCGGCTCCGGGATGAGCGAGACGCTGGAGCTGAAGCGGATGCTGGTCTTCATGGCGGAAGCGCTGAAGAACAGTGCGGAGCTTCCGTCCACAGTTGCCCTCCCATCGGAGATCGCGGCGCTGCTGACACAAGTAGGTCAGGCTGTAACGGAAGTGCTGGACGGCTCGCTGGACCCATTCGCGTACTGGGACCGCGTGGCCTCGGCGCGTGAGGCATACCGCGCGGACATCCGTTTCGGGATTACTGGTGAGACCAGCGATGTCTCCCTTAAGGTGATTCGCGGAATGCTGGAGCAATGGCTGCGCAAGACCGATCAGGGGATCGCGCGTGCGGTGGAGATGGGCGGCGGACTGGTTCCTACCTATTTCCGGTTCGAAGCCACGCGCTTCCGGCCGGTCACGGATGCAGCCGGCGAGCCGGTCATCAGCGGCTATGGACTGCCGAAGGCAGTCGTAGAGGAATTCGAGGCCTCGGCGCTGCCGTATTTCCTGGAAGGTCCGACCCGCTGGCTCAAAACGCTAGATGATCTTGAGACGGCCAAGGACATATACAGCAAGGTGAAGCAGAGCGGGCTGTTCGATCCGGTCACCTCGATGTACCGCACTTCGGTATCGCTGGAGGAAGAGGGGCATGAGATCGGCCGCATCCGGGCGTTCACCGCAGGCTGGCAGGAGCGGGAATCGAACTTCCTGCACATGTCGTATAAATACTTGCTTGAGCTGCTGAAGGCGGGGCTGTATGAAGAATTCTACAGTGAGCTGAGAACATCGCTGATTCCCTTCCTTGACCCTGAGGTCTACGGACGCAGCACGCTGGAGAATTCCTCGTTCATCGCAACGGGCGGCAACCCTGACCCGCATACACACGGACGGGGATTTGTAGCGCGGCTGAGCGGCTCTACGGCCGAGTTCCTGAGCATGTGGAGAACGATGATGGCAGGCAGCAGCCTGTTCGCTATGGAGGATGGCGAACTAACACTGGCGCTGCATCCGGCCCTGCCCGGCTGGCTGTTCGACGGGCAGGGAGAGGTCTCCTTCAAGCTGCTGGGCAGCACGGAAGTGACGTACGTGAATCCGCGTCATGCGGATACCTTCGGCGATAGCAAGGCGGTTATTCAGCAGATGAAGCTGGAATTCCGCAGCGGCGAGGAACGCAGTGTATCCGGCGGCCTGCTGCGCGGCGCAGATGCCGAGGCCTTGCGGCGCGGGGAGATTGCCGCGATCCGTGCGGTGATGGAATAA
- the sdaAA gene encoding L-serine ammonia-lyase, iron-sulfur-dependent, subunit alpha — MNFQTLSQLAVLCGERELGIGALMLEEQSAESGRSKEQEFATMREYYGVMKEAVQRGMTEDTTSRSGLTGLDAQRVAAYNAADEPCLGGPAGQAMAYALAVSEVNASMGRIIATPTAGSCGIIPGVFLSCQERFGWDDDYMVSGLFAAGAIGYVIANNSFVSGAEGGCQAEVGSAIGMAAGALTELRGGTPAQAVHAVGLALKNTLGLICDPVGGLVEIPCIVRNGFGAVTALAAADMALAGVRSVIPSDEVIKVMLEVGSAMPEKHRETAGGGLAQTPTGRRIMKDLRNPK, encoded by the coding sequence ATGAATTTTCAAACACTCAGCCAGCTGGCTGTACTATGCGGGGAGCGGGAGCTTGGGATCGGCGCACTGATGCTTGAGGAGCAGAGCGCAGAATCGGGCCGTTCCAAGGAGCAGGAATTCGCCACCATGCGCGAGTATTACGGGGTGATGAAGGAAGCGGTGCAGCGCGGCATGACCGAAGACACCACCTCACGCAGCGGACTGACAGGCCTGGATGCCCAGCGTGTGGCCGCCTATAATGCAGCGGATGAGCCTTGTCTCGGGGGACCGGCAGGCCAGGCGATGGCGTATGCCCTTGCCGTATCTGAAGTGAACGCCTCTATGGGCCGGATTATTGCCACACCGACTGCCGGTTCATGCGGAATTATCCCCGGTGTGTTCCTGAGCTGTCAGGAGCGCTTCGGCTGGGACGATGACTATATGGTTTCCGGTTTGTTCGCGGCAGGAGCGATAGGGTATGTTATTGCTAATAATTCTTTTGTATCGGGCGCGGAAGGCGGCTGTCAGGCCGAGGTGGGGTCAGCGATCGGCATGGCGGCCGGAGCGTTGACCGAGCTGCGCGGCGGGACTCCGGCACAGGCGGTACATGCGGTAGGTCTCGCGCTCAAAAATACACTCGGGCTGATCTGTGATCCGGTAGGCGGACTCGTGGAGATTCCATGCATTGTCCGCAACGGCTTCGGTGCCGTTACGGCACTTGCCGCGGCGGATATGGCCCTGGCTGGCGTCCGCAGCGTGATTCCGTCCGATGAAGTGATTAAGGTCATGCTGGAGGTCGGTTCTGCGATGCCCGAGAAGCACCGGGAGACGGCAGGGGGCGGGCTGGCCCAGACCCCGACCGGCCGCCGGATTATGAAGGATCTGCGGAACCCGAAATAA
- a CDS encoding glycoside hydrolase family 30 protein, with amino-acid sequence MTTVQTVVTAKDTGDRLTPKEGIHFSAEGAAAKADILLRPEQAFQTIIGFGGAFTEAAAYTLSRMSPAKRTEVIRRYFDPVDGLNYSMGRVHIHSCDFALGNYTYVEDGDTELKTFDISRDHKWVLPLIKDAMEVRGGPFTMLASPWSPPAWMKTNGEMNNGGSLKPEYAPVWARYYTKFIEAYRKEGVPVWAVSVQNEPAAVQTWDSCVYSAEEERDFVKNHLGPVMHEAGMGDVNIVIWDHNRDIMVERVTPILSDPEAAQYVWGTGIHWYGGEEFGNVEQVHELFPDKHVLFTEGCQEGGVRLGEWFTGERYGRNMIGDLNAWTEGYLDWNLVLDETGGPNHVGNLCDAPVIADTATDKVHYNSSYYYIGHFSKFIAPGAVRIGLDSAAEGVLSAAFRNPDGSLAVVLMNEGGEARTLTLELGGETAECTLPAHSIATHVITQA; translated from the coding sequence ATGACAACAGTACAAACCGTAGTGACCGCCAAAGATACAGGGGATCGCCTGACTCCCAAGGAAGGCATTCATTTTAGTGCAGAGGGCGCCGCGGCAAAAGCAGATATCTTGTTGCGGCCGGAGCAGGCTTTCCAGACCATTATTGGTTTTGGCGGCGCATTCACAGAAGCAGCGGCGTATACCCTGTCCCGGATGAGTCCGGCGAAGCGTACAGAGGTCATCCGGCGGTATTTCGACCCGGTAGACGGGCTGAATTACAGCATGGGCCGTGTGCATATCCATAGCTGTGACTTCGCACTCGGTAATTATACGTATGTGGAGGATGGGGATACGGAGCTTAAGACCTTCGATATCTCGCGTGACCATAAGTGGGTTCTGCCGCTGATTAAGGATGCTATGGAGGTCCGGGGCGGACCGTTCACCATGCTGGCCTCCCCGTGGAGCCCGCCCGCATGGATGAAGACCAACGGGGAGATGAACAACGGCGGCTCGCTGAAGCCGGAGTATGCGCCGGTCTGGGCGCGGTATTATACCAAATTCATCGAAGCTTACCGCAAGGAAGGCGTTCCGGTCTGGGCGGTCTCTGTACAGAATGAGCCGGCAGCGGTGCAGACCTGGGATTCCTGTGTGTATAGTGCTGAGGAAGAGCGTGATTTTGTCAAAAACCATCTCGGCCCCGTGATGCACGAAGCCGGAATGGGTGATGTGAACATCGTGATCTGGGATCATAACCGCGACATTATGGTCGAGCGCGTGACCCCGATTTTGTCGGACCCGGAAGCTGCACAGTATGTCTGGGGGACCGGAATTCACTGGTACGGCGGCGAGGAGTTCGGCAATGTGGAGCAGGTGCATGAGCTTTTCCCGGATAAGCATGTGCTGTTCACTGAAGGCTGCCAGGAGGGCGGCGTGCGTCTGGGCGAATGGTTCACGGGCGAGCGCTACGGCCGCAATATGATCGGCGATCTTAATGCCTGGACCGAAGGCTACCTGGACTGGAATCTGGTGCTGGACGAGACGGGCGGACCGAACCATGTGGGCAATCTCTGCGACGCTCCGGTGATTGCGGATACGGCTACAGACAAGGTCCACTACAACAGCTCGTATTATTACATCGGGCATTTCAGCAAATTCATCGCTCCGGGTGCAGTGCGGATCGGCCTGGATTCGGCGGCAGAGGGTGTACTGTCAGCCGCATTCCGTAATCCGGACGGCAGCCTCGCTGTGGTGCTGATGAACGAAGGCGGGGAAGCCCGTACGCTGACGCTGGAACTGGGCGGCGAGACTGCTGAGTGCACGCTGCCTGCGCACTCTATTGCGACACATGTGATTACACAGGCTTAG
- a CDS encoding LacI family DNA-binding transcriptional regulator, with the protein MTTIYDIAKRTGYSPTTVSKAFNNYSDVREKTRDEILRTAREMGYLPNAHARTLTTKKSWTIGVLFVENTGAGIRHPFFSAVIESFKQVAVAKGYALMFISKDVGGKRSGYLENCRIRGVDGVVVFLSDYDDPYFRELLESDIPTVVLDFETELSHTVCSDNMTGALQAVEYLVSLGHRRIAHISGGGNTYPGQQRELGYRTAMEQQGLEVPDEYVAEGAFYAMENGYGAMKRLLALPERPTAVFASGDLLALGAVMAAKDQGLAVPEDVSVMGYDDIELAGYVTPALTTVRQNTELLGTRAAELLLASMNGPGTAQEALVLPVEIIVRNSCAAPRM; encoded by the coding sequence ATGACCACAATATACGATATTGCCAAAAGGACCGGCTACTCGCCAACCACAGTGTCCAAGGCGTTCAATAACTATTCCGATGTGCGGGAGAAGACGCGTGACGAGATTCTGCGTACCGCCCGGGAGATGGGGTATCTGCCCAATGCGCATGCACGTACACTGACGACCAAGAAATCCTGGACCATCGGTGTGCTGTTTGTGGAGAATACGGGGGCGGGCATCCGCCATCCTTTTTTCAGCGCAGTGATTGAGAGCTTCAAGCAGGTTGCCGTAGCCAAGGGCTATGCCCTCATGTTCATCTCGAAGGATGTCGGCGGCAAGAGAAGCGGATATCTGGAGAACTGCCGGATTCGCGGCGTCGACGGGGTAGTAGTATTCCTCTCTGATTATGATGACCCGTATTTCCGGGAGCTGCTGGAGAGTGATATTCCGACCGTGGTGCTCGATTTCGAGACGGAGCTGTCGCATACCGTCTGCTCGGATAACATGACCGGTGCCCTGCAGGCCGTGGAGTATCTGGTCAGTCTTGGACACCGCCGGATTGCCCACATCTCGGGAGGCGGGAACACCTATCCGGGACAGCAGCGGGAGCTGGGGTACAGAACGGCGATGGAGCAGCAGGGACTTGAGGTGCCGGATGAGTATGTGGCAGAGGGAGCCTTCTACGCGATGGAGAACGGTTATGGTGCAATGAAGCGTCTGCTGGCGCTGCCGGAGCGGCCGACGGCTGTTTTTGCTTCGGGTGACTTGCTGGCCTTGGGTGCGGTGATGGCGGCTAAGGATCAGGGGCTTGCGGTACCGGAGGATGTCTCGGTGATGGGCTATGACGACATTGAGCTTGCCGGATACGTCACGCCTGCGCTGACCACTGTACGCCAGAATACCGAACTGCTGGGGACCCGGGCGGCGGAGCTGCTGCTGGCATCTATGAACGGTCCAGGTACGGCTCAGGAAGCACTTGTGCTGCCTGTAGAGATTATTGTGAGGAATTCCTGCGCCGCGCCGCGCATGTGA
- a CDS encoding HNH endonuclease, producing the protein MTETTTLPPTKKCAYCHQLKPLAEFRRRTGKRAKGLSRRGACRECRKLREVEASLPPVRASLAPALPERQAGPAGPLKRDKGPASVSGAAAPGKAQPPMAQPRQAARPERARDARGSAGAAGLKGKARPRHAAETGRSLPQQRGPKPDPQDASALIPSAKGMILMRGHSDKGRRWHQEIDLELAVTLVKEHAAIVVNRRTIRRLYSNKDFRVYILTRDRYTCYFCGQYGDTIDHLLPRAKGGHTTPDNCVCACNLCNQTKADQSVEQFMSR; encoded by the coding sequence ATGACTGAGACGACAACTCTACCTCCAACCAAAAAATGCGCGTACTGCCATCAGCTTAAGCCGCTCGCTGAATTCCGCAGACGCACAGGCAAGCGCGCCAAGGGCTTGTCCCGGCGCGGAGCCTGCCGGGAATGCCGCAAGCTCCGCGAGGTCGAGGCTTCCTTGCCGCCGGTGCGGGCAAGCTTAGCGCCTGCCCTGCCGGAGCGCCAGGCCGGACCGGCCGGTCCCCTCAAGCGGGACAAGGGGCCGGCCTCTGTCTCCGGGGCAGCTGCGCCCGGGAAGGCACAGCCGCCCATGGCCCAGCCCCGGCAAGCCGCCCGGCCGGAACGTGCCCGGGACGCAAGAGGCAGCGCGGGAGCGGCCGGCCTTAAGGGCAAGGCCCGGCCCCGGCATGCCGCCGAGACCGGGCGCAGCCTTCCGCAGCAGCGCGGGCCGAAGCCCGATCCGCAGGATGCCTCTGCCCTGATCCCTTCGGCCAAGGGCATGATTCTCATGCGCGGGCATAGCGATAAGGGCCGCCGCTGGCATCAGGAGATCGACCTTGAGCTTGCCGTGACGCTGGTCAAGGAGCATGCGGCCATCGTTGTGAACCGGCGTACGATCCGCCGCTTATACAGCAACAAGGACTTCCGCGTCTATATTTTGACGAGGGACCGCTATACCTGTTATTTCTGCGGGCAATACGGGGATACCATCGATCATCTGCTCCCCCGCGCCAAGGGAGGGCATACTACGCCGGATAACTGCGTCTGCGCTTGCAACTTGTGCAATCAAACGAAGGCCGACCAGTCGGTGGAGCAATTCATGAGCCGGTAA
- a CDS encoding ABC transporter permease subunit encodes MENKRNTKPNPAMGPLIPASIETGSGRKNTLWRKFVAQRHLQTMALLGVVWMIIFNYIPIYGLIISFKEYNIVKSIAEAPWVGLEHFRELFADEDLPNVIRNTLGISLIKLFIGFPLPIIFALFLNEVRSIRYKKAIQTISYLPHFLSWVVLGGILATWLADVGIINNILLALNLIDKPITYLAEPSYFWTIIITSDIWKELGWSAIIYLAAIAGVSPEMYEAATIDGAGRFQKMWFVTLPAIRATISILFVLAVSGVLNSNFDQILVLRNSLNDSASNVIDYYIYQTGIVSNRFSYSAAVTLVKAVIALILLLIANQVSKKINDTSLF; translated from the coding sequence ATGGAGAACAAACGTAACACCAAGCCGAATCCGGCTATGGGGCCGCTCATTCCGGCGTCAATCGAAACCGGTTCAGGTCGCAAAAACACACTGTGGAGAAAGTTTGTAGCCCAGCGTCATCTGCAGACCATGGCCCTGCTCGGCGTAGTCTGGATGATCATTTTCAACTACATCCCGATTTATGGCTTGATTATTTCCTTCAAGGAATATAACATCGTCAAGTCGATTGCCGAAGCCCCATGGGTAGGGCTGGAGCATTTCAGGGAGTTGTTCGCTGACGAGGATCTGCCGAATGTCATCCGTAACACGCTTGGCATCAGCTTGATTAAGCTGTTCATCGGTTTTCCGCTGCCGATCATATTCGCCCTGTTCCTCAATGAGGTCCGTTCCATCAGATACAAGAAGGCTATTCAGACGATCTCCTATCTGCCGCATTTCCTGTCCTGGGTTGTGCTTGGCGGGATTCTGGCCACCTGGCTGGCTGATGTAGGGATTATCAATAATATTCTGCTTGCACTCAATCTGATTGACAAGCCGATTACCTATCTGGCTGAGCCCAGTTACTTCTGGACCATTATTATTACTTCCGACATTTGGAAGGAGCTTGGCTGGTCCGCCATTATCTATCTCGCGGCCATCGCCGGCGTATCTCCGGAAATGTACGAAGCAGCAACGATTGACGGAGCGGGACGCTTCCAGAAAATGTGGTTTGTCACACTGCCGGCAATCCGGGCAACAATCAGCATTCTGTTCGTTCTGGCCGTCAGCGGGGTACTGAATTCCAACTTCGACCAGATTTTGGTCCTGCGGAACTCACTCAATGACAGTGCTTCTAATGTAATTGACTACTATATCTATCAAACGGGTATTGTCTCCAACCGCTTCTCCTATTCTGCGGCGGTCACCCTGGTCAAAGCGGTTATAGCACTGATTCTGCTGCTGATTGCCAACCAGGTATCCAAAAAAATCAACGACACGTCGCTGTTCTAG
- a CDS encoding carbohydrate ABC transporter permease, with protein sequence MFALKRKTKGEAIFDIVNNLVMLCVCFLTLYPIWYVLVNSFNDGNDAMLGGIYWWPRMITLKNFEAVFASPGIMLAMGITVAKTVLGVAVHVFFTAMVAYALSRRDLVGGKIYILIGTITLFFNGGLIPTFLLNRDLHLLDNFLVYIIPVMFSFFDLIIFMTFFREIPEGLEEAARIDGANDWSIFLRIVLPVSMPVIATIALFHGVYQWNDYFAGIIYINNVDLQPIQTYLFRVVAQSSSNTMMVAVQGNAATRSVTSQSIKLATMVVTTLPIVFVYPFLQRYFVKGMMIGSIKG encoded by the coding sequence ATGTTCGCTCTAAAACGTAAAACCAAAGGTGAAGCCATCTTTGATATCGTCAATAATCTGGTCATGCTCTGCGTCTGCTTCCTGACGCTGTATCCGATCTGGTATGTGCTGGTCAATTCCTTCAATGACGGGAACGACGCCATGCTGGGCGGGATCTACTGGTGGCCGCGGATGATCACGCTGAAGAACTTCGAAGCGGTATTCGCAAGCCCGGGCATTATGCTCGCCATGGGGATTACGGTAGCCAAGACCGTGCTTGGTGTCGCTGTCCATGTATTCTTCACTGCAATGGTGGCGTATGCTTTATCCCGCAGGGATCTGGTAGGCGGCAAAATCTACATCCTGATCGGCACTATTACGCTGTTCTTCAACGGCGGTCTGATTCCGACCTTCCTGCTGAACCGCGACCTTCATCTGCTGGATAACTTCCTGGTCTATATCATTCCGGTGATGTTCAGCTTCTTCGATCTCATTATCTTCATGACCTTCTTCCGGGAGATCCCCGAGGGTCTGGAGGAAGCGGCCCGGATTGACGGGGCCAATGACTGGTCTATCTTCCTGCGTATCGTTCTTCCGGTCTCCATGCCGGTCATTGCTACCATTGCGCTGTTCCACGGCGTGTATCAATGGAATGATTATTTTGCCGGAATTATCTATATCAACAATGTGGATCTGCAGCCGATTCAGACGTATCTGTTCCGTGTAGTCGCCCAGTCCAGCTCCAATACCATGATGGTGGCTGTCCAGGGTAACGCGGCAACGAGATCGGTAACGTCCCAGTCCATCAAGCTGGCAACCATGGTTGTCACTACGCTGCCTATCGTATTCGTCTATCCGTTCCTGCAGCGTTATTTCGTCAAAGGCATGATGATCGGCTCCATCAAGGGCTGA
- a CDS encoding YwbE family protein gives MNGQVRADIRPGIQVDIVLKQDQASGKLTHGTVKDILTNSPRHPHGIKVRLSDGQVGRVKNITGS, from the coding sequence ATGAACGGACAAGTTAGAGCGGATATCCGCCCCGGCATTCAGGTAGACATCGTGCTGAAGCAGGACCAGGCCAGCGGCAAGCTCACGCACGGCACAGTGAAAGACATCCTGACCAACTCGCCCCGCCATCCGCACGGGATCAAGGTGCGGCTCTCGGACGGCCAGGTTGGACGGGTCAAGAACATTACCGGCTCATGA